In the Pithys albifrons albifrons isolate INPA30051 chromosome 3, PitAlb_v1, whole genome shotgun sequence genome, one interval contains:
- the LOC139670320 gene encoding coiled-coil domain-containing protein 134-like isoform X5, protein MEEHLQGALASAANMDFFFICPFLLMLLLSWGSFADLEQQRVDSGLEIYKKLFEVKRKDQMNALKNLIELNDVNQQYKIIDIMLKGLFKVLEDSRAVLIAADVPPDGPFPQDEKIKDAYSHVVENTAFFGDVVLRFPKIVHHYFDRNSNWNNLIRWGIGFCNLTGVFEQGPHSQVLRLMAQELGISEKSPDYRNPFKTDHSEFFPSADTFQKALRDEEKRRKKEEKRKEIRKGPRISRSQSEL, encoded by the exons GCTTCAGCGGCCAACATGgattttttcttcatctgtccctttctgctgatgctgctgctgtcctggggcagcTTTGCAGACCTGGAACAACAGAGGGTAGACTCTGGCTTGGAAATCT ATAAGAAACTGTTCGAGGTGAAACGCAAGGACCAGATGAACGCGTTAAAGAATCTGATTGAGCTCAATGACGTCAACCAGCAGTACAAAATCATTGACATCATGCTCAAGGGACTCTTCAAA gtgctGGAGGATTCCCGTGCTGTGCTCATCGCTGCTGACGTGCCTCCCGATGGGCCTTTCCCTCAGGACGAAAAGATAAAGGATG CATACTCCCACGTGGTGGAGAACACTGCCTTCTTTGGAGATGTCGTCCTGCGTTTCCCCAAGATTGTGCATCACTACTTCGACCGCAACTCCAACTGGAACAACCTCATCCGCTGGGGGATCGGTTTCTGTAACCTGACGGGTGTGTTCGAGCAGGGGCCCCACTCACAGGTCCTGCGGCTG ATGGCTCAGGAGCTGGGAATTAGTGAGAAATCACCCGATTACCGCAATCCCTTTAAAACGGACCACTCAGAG TTTTTCCCCAGTGCCGACACCTTTCAGAAGGCTCTGCGGGatgaggagaagaggaggaagaaggaggagaagcgGAAGGAGATCCGCAAGGGCCCACGCATCTCCCGCTCACAGTCTGAGCTGTAG
- the LOC139670320 gene encoding coiled-coil domain-containing protein 134-like isoform X6 — MDFFFICPFLLMLLLSWGSFADLEQQRVDSGLEIYKKLFEVKRKDQMNALKNLIELNDVNQQYKIIDIMLKGLFKVLEDSRAVLIAADVPPDGPFPQDEKIKDAYSHVVENTAFFGDVVLRFPKIVHHYFDRNSNWNNLIRWGIGFCNLTGVFEQGPHSQVLRLMAQELGISEKSPDYRNPFKTDHSEFFPSADTFQKALRDEEKRRKKEEKRKEIRKGPRISRSQSEL; from the exons ATGgattttttcttcatctgtccctttctgctgatgctgctgctgtcctggggcagcTTTGCAGACCTGGAACAACAGAGGGTAGACTCTGGCTTGGAAATCT ATAAGAAACTGTTCGAGGTGAAACGCAAGGACCAGATGAACGCGTTAAAGAATCTGATTGAGCTCAATGACGTCAACCAGCAGTACAAAATCATTGACATCATGCTCAAGGGACTCTTCAAA gtgctGGAGGATTCCCGTGCTGTGCTCATCGCTGCTGACGTGCCTCCCGATGGGCCTTTCCCTCAGGACGAAAAGATAAAGGATG CATACTCCCACGTGGTGGAGAACACTGCCTTCTTTGGAGATGTCGTCCTGCGTTTCCCCAAGATTGTGCATCACTACTTCGACCGCAACTCCAACTGGAACAACCTCATCCGCTGGGGGATCGGTTTCTGTAACCTGACGGGTGTGTTCGAGCAGGGGCCCCACTCACAGGTCCTGCGGCTG ATGGCTCAGGAGCTGGGAATTAGTGAGAAATCACCCGATTACCGCAATCCCTTTAAAACGGACCACTCAGAG TTTTTCCCCAGTGCCGACACCTTTCAGAAGGCTCTGCGGGatgaggagaagaggaggaagaaggaggagaagcgGAAGGAGATCCGCAAGGGCCCACGCATCTCCCGCTCACAGTCTGAGCTGTAG